The following are from one region of the Mustela lutreola isolate mMusLut2 chromosome 7, mMusLut2.pri, whole genome shotgun sequence genome:
- the ZSCAN29 gene encoding zinc finger and SCAN domain-containing protein 29 isoform X5 — MSRKWRGGSGSGGRFRKRAWKTWTFGFPFPKSGVVSRLEQGEPPDLGSKEKELSRGSHTGERQMHADLLSPKRERRSWVDQDHWGFEDEKVAGVHWGYEETRTLLAILSQTEFYEALRNCHRNSQVYGAVAERLREYGFLRTLEQCRTKFKGLQKSYRKVKSGHPPETCPFFEEMEALMSAQVIALPSNGLEEAASHSGLVGSDVETEEPGQEGWQHEEAEEAVAEESDSDEMGQEATPQVPDNSSAPVLFRSPSGVHWGYEETKTYLAILSETQFYEALRNCHRNSQLYGAVAERLWEYGFLRTPEQCRTKFKSLQTSYRKVKNGQAPETCPFFEEMDALVSARVVAPPSDSQEEETASCPTQTTSETKAEKQAEAAEETIEEDSEDDEEDTEVPLGVVMTRAPVLFQSPSGFEAGFDNEENLKRDISEEVQLHRTLLARSERKLSRHLTQGKGGESECKSGQQWATTPGERRGKPTLPERSLGKVLNHQRPYLGERPCKYLRYSKNFVPNSHLMHQISHQVENPYKCADCGKSFSRSARLIRHRRIHTGEKPYKCLDCGKSFRDSSNFITHRRIHTGEKPYQCGECGKRFNQSSSLIIHQRTHTGEKPYQCEECGKSFNNSSHFSAHRRIHTGERPHVCPDCGKSFSKSSDLRAHHRTHTGEKPYGCHDCGKCFSKSSALNKHREIHMREKLLSQSAPK; from the exons ATGTCCAGAAAGTGGAGAGGAGGCAGTGGCTCTGGTGGAAGATTTAGAAAGAGAGCCTGGAAGACCTGGACTTTCG GATTTCCATTTCCTAAATCCGGTGTGGTCTCCAGGTTGGAGCAAGGAGAGCCCCCTGATCTGGGCTCCAAGGAGAAGGAACTATCAAGAGGCAGTCACacaggagaaagacaaatgcatGCTGATCTGTTATCacccaagagagagagaagaagctggGTAGACCAGGATCACTGGGGCTTTGAGGATGAGAAGGTAGCAGGAGTGCACTGGGGCTATGAAGAGACCAGAACCCTCCTTGCAATTCTCAGTCAGACTGAGTTTTATGAGGCTCTCCGAAACTGTCATAGAAACAGCCAAGTGTATGGGGCTGTGGCTGAGCGGCTCCGGGAGTATGGCTTCCTTCGGACATTGGAACAGTGTCGGACCAAGTTCAAAGGTCTCCAAAAGAGCTATAGGAAAGTCAAGAGTGGTCACCCACCTGAAACCTGCCCCTTCTTTGAAGAGATGGAGGCCCTGATGAGTGCCCAAGTCATTGCATTGCCCAGTAATGGCTTGGAAGAGGCAGCCTCTCACTCTGGCCTGGTGGGCAGTGATGTTGAGACAGAGGAGCCAGGGCAAGAGGGCTGGCAGCATGAGGAAGCAGAAGAGGCTGTGGCTGAAGAGTCGGACAGTGATGAAATGGGCCAGGAGGCCACCCCCCAAGTCCCTGACAACTCATCTGCCCCTGTTCTTTTTCGAAGTCCCAGTG GTGTGCACTGGGGCTATGAAGAGACAAAGACTTACCTTGCAATTCTTAGTGAGACTCAGTTCTACGAAGCCCTCCGGAACTGTCACCGCAACAGCCAGCTGTATGGAGCAGTGGCTGAGCGGTTATGGGAATATGGATTCTTAAGGACACCAGAGCAGTGTCGGACCAAGTTTAAAAGCCTACAGACCAGCTATCGGAAAGTCAAGAATGGCCAAGCACCAGAGACCTGTCCCTTCTTTGAAGAGATGGATGCTTTGGTGAGTGCCAGGGTTGTTGCCCCACCTAGTGACAGCCAGGAAGAAGAGACAGCCTCTTGCCCCACCCAGACCACCAGTGAGACCAAAGCTGAGAAGCAAGCTGAGGCTGCAGAAGAGACCATAGAAGAAGATTCTGAGGATGATGAAGAGGATACTGAGGTACCCCTGGGGGTTGTCATGACCCGTGCTCCAGTCTTATTCCAGAGCCCCAGTG GTTTTGAGGCTGGATTTGATAATGAAGAGAATCTAAAACGAGATATTTCTGAGGAAGTACAACTACATAGAACATTACTTGCAAGGTCTGAAAGGAAACTGTCCCGGCATCTTACTCAGGGTAAAGGTGGTGAGAGTGAATGTAAATCAGGACAACAGTGGGCAACGACcccaggggagagaagaggaaaaccaACACTCCCAGAGAGGAGTTTAGGTAAAGTTCTAAATCATCAGAGACCTTACTTGGGAGAGAGACCCTGTAAATATCTCAGATACAGCAAAAACTTTGTTCCAAATTCCCACCTCATGCATCAGATATCTCATCAAGTAGAAAATCCATATAAATGTGCTGATTGTGGAAAAAGCTTCAGTCGGAGTGCACGCCTCATCAGACACCGCAGaatccacactggagagaaaccttacaagtGTCTTGACTGTGGGAAAAGTTTCCGTGACAGTTCAAATTTCATCACCCACAGGAGAATCCACACAGGAGAAAAACCCTATCAATGTGGTGAGTGTGGAAAACGCTTCAATCAGAGCTCAAGCCTTATAATTCACCAGAGAACCCACACAGGAGAAAAGCCCTATCAATGTGAAGAGTGTGGAAAAAGCTTCAACAATAGTTCTCATTTCAGTGCACATCGGAGGATACACACAGGAGAGAGACCTCATGTGTGTCCTGACTGTGGAAAGAGTTTCAGTAAGAGTTCTGACTTACGTGCACACCATAGGacccacacaggagagaaaccctatggGTGTCATGACTGTGGCAAATGCTTCAGTAAAAGCTCTGCCCTTAATAAGCACCGAGAGATCCATATGCGAGAAAAACTTCTGTCACAGTCAGCACCTAAGTAA
- the ZSCAN29 gene encoding zinc finger and SCAN domain-containing protein 29 isoform X3: MSRKWRGGSGSGGRFRKRAWKTWTFGHSLCEGAGSALGEDDTPEIITRVIKCSAGVSGTPAQGCNQEREGKEPRPGTTGADEPKGEAQTFSKERLEQGEPPDLGSKEKELSRGSHTGERQMHADLLSPKRERRSWVDQDHWGFEDEKVAGVHWGYEETRTLLAILSQTEFYEALRNCHRNSQVYGAVAERLREYGFLRTLEQCRTKFKGLQKSYRKVKSGHPPETCPFFEEMEALMSAQVIALPSNGLEEAASHSGLVGSDVETEEPGQEGWQHEEAEEAVAEESDSDEMGQEATPQVPDNSSAPVLFRSPSGVHWGYEETKTYLAILSETQFYEALRNCHRNSQLYGAVAERLWEYGFLRTPEQCRTKFKSLQTSYRKVKNGQAPETCPFFEEMDALVSARVVAPPSDSQEEETASCPTQTTSETKAEKQAEAAEETIEEDSEDDEEDTEVPLGVVMTRAPVLFQSPSGFEAGFDNEENLKRDISEEVQLHRTLLARSERKLSRHLTQGKGGESECKSGQQWATTPGERRGKPTLPERSLGKVLNHQRPYLGERPCKYLRYSKNFVPNSHLMHQISHQVENPYKCADCGKSFSRSARLIRHRRIHTGEKPYKCLDCGKSFRDSSNFITHRRIHTGEKPYQCGECGKRFNQSSSLIIHQRTHTGEKPYQCEECGKSFNNSSHFSAHRRIHTGERPHVCPDCGKSFSKSSDLRAHHRTHTGEKPYGCHDCGKCFSKSSALNKHREIHMREKLLSQSAPK, encoded by the exons ATGTCCAGAAAGTGGAGAGGAGGCAGTGGCTCTGGTGGAAGATTTAGAAAGAGAGCCTGGAAGACCTGGACTTTCG GTCACAGTCTCTGTGAAGGGGCAGGAAGTGCGCTTGGAGAAGATGACACCCCTGAAATCATCACGAGAGTTATTAAGTGTTCGGCAGGAGTCAGTGGAACCCCAGCCCAGGGGTGTAACCAAGAAAGAGAGGGCAAGGAGCCCAGACCTGGGACCACAGGAGCAGATGAACCCAAAGGAGAAGCTCAGACCTTTTCAAAGGAGCG GTTGGAGCAAGGAGAGCCCCCTGATCTGGGCTCCAAGGAGAAGGAACTATCAAGAGGCAGTCACacaggagaaagacaaatgcatGCTGATCTGTTATCacccaagagagagagaagaagctggGTAGACCAGGATCACTGGGGCTTTGAGGATGAGAAGGTAGCAGGAGTGCACTGGGGCTATGAAGAGACCAGAACCCTCCTTGCAATTCTCAGTCAGACTGAGTTTTATGAGGCTCTCCGAAACTGTCATAGAAACAGCCAAGTGTATGGGGCTGTGGCTGAGCGGCTCCGGGAGTATGGCTTCCTTCGGACATTGGAACAGTGTCGGACCAAGTTCAAAGGTCTCCAAAAGAGCTATAGGAAAGTCAAGAGTGGTCACCCACCTGAAACCTGCCCCTTCTTTGAAGAGATGGAGGCCCTGATGAGTGCCCAAGTCATTGCATTGCCCAGTAATGGCTTGGAAGAGGCAGCCTCTCACTCTGGCCTGGTGGGCAGTGATGTTGAGACAGAGGAGCCAGGGCAAGAGGGCTGGCAGCATGAGGAAGCAGAAGAGGCTGTGGCTGAAGAGTCGGACAGTGATGAAATGGGCCAGGAGGCCACCCCCCAAGTCCCTGACAACTCATCTGCCCCTGTTCTTTTTCGAAGTCCCAGTG GTGTGCACTGGGGCTATGAAGAGACAAAGACTTACCTTGCAATTCTTAGTGAGACTCAGTTCTACGAAGCCCTCCGGAACTGTCACCGCAACAGCCAGCTGTATGGAGCAGTGGCTGAGCGGTTATGGGAATATGGATTCTTAAGGACACCAGAGCAGTGTCGGACCAAGTTTAAAAGCCTACAGACCAGCTATCGGAAAGTCAAGAATGGCCAAGCACCAGAGACCTGTCCCTTCTTTGAAGAGATGGATGCTTTGGTGAGTGCCAGGGTTGTTGCCCCACCTAGTGACAGCCAGGAAGAAGAGACAGCCTCTTGCCCCACCCAGACCACCAGTGAGACCAAAGCTGAGAAGCAAGCTGAGGCTGCAGAAGAGACCATAGAAGAAGATTCTGAGGATGATGAAGAGGATACTGAGGTACCCCTGGGGGTTGTCATGACCCGTGCTCCAGTCTTATTCCAGAGCCCCAGTG GTTTTGAGGCTGGATTTGATAATGAAGAGAATCTAAAACGAGATATTTCTGAGGAAGTACAACTACATAGAACATTACTTGCAAGGTCTGAAAGGAAACTGTCCCGGCATCTTACTCAGGGTAAAGGTGGTGAGAGTGAATGTAAATCAGGACAACAGTGGGCAACGACcccaggggagagaagaggaaaaccaACACTCCCAGAGAGGAGTTTAGGTAAAGTTCTAAATCATCAGAGACCTTACTTGGGAGAGAGACCCTGTAAATATCTCAGATACAGCAAAAACTTTGTTCCAAATTCCCACCTCATGCATCAGATATCTCATCAAGTAGAAAATCCATATAAATGTGCTGATTGTGGAAAAAGCTTCAGTCGGAGTGCACGCCTCATCAGACACCGCAGaatccacactggagagaaaccttacaagtGTCTTGACTGTGGGAAAAGTTTCCGTGACAGTTCAAATTTCATCACCCACAGGAGAATCCACACAGGAGAAAAACCCTATCAATGTGGTGAGTGTGGAAAACGCTTCAATCAGAGCTCAAGCCTTATAATTCACCAGAGAACCCACACAGGAGAAAAGCCCTATCAATGTGAAGAGTGTGGAAAAAGCTTCAACAATAGTTCTCATTTCAGTGCACATCGGAGGATACACACAGGAGAGAGACCTCATGTGTGTCCTGACTGTGGAAAGAGTTTCAGTAAGAGTTCTGACTTACGTGCACACCATAGGacccacacaggagagaaaccctatggGTGTCATGACTGTGGCAAATGCTTCAGTAAAAGCTCTGCCCTTAATAAGCACCGAGAGATCCATATGCGAGAAAAACTTCTGTCACAGTCAGCACCTAAGTAA